Below is a window of Halomicrobium mukohataei DSM 12286 DNA.
CGCTCCGGAAAACACGGTCGACGCGGAGACGTTCGTCGAGTTGCCCCTGGAGTTCACCAACATGGCCGACCGGATTCGCTTCGGTGTCGAAGGTGCGCTCGAACAGGAGTACGTCGAGGAAGACGCCGACGTGGTCTGTATCGGTGACGTGTTCGACGACACGCCGGATTCGATCGTTCGCGTCCAGGTCGCCGAGTTTTCCCCCTCCGGCGTCTACGGGCTGTTCGTCAACTCCCGAGCGGAGCCGTCGGTCATCAACGACGTACTGGACGTGGCGATCGAACTCGGGAAGAAAGGACAGAAGGGAAAGCCGGTGGGCGCGCTGTTCGTCGTCGGCGACGCCGGCAAGGTGATGAACAAGTCCCGCCCGCTGTCGTACAATCCCTTCGAGAAGTCCCACGTCCACGTCGGCGATCCGATCGTCAACGTGATGCTCAAGGAGTTCTCCCGGCTCGACGGTGCCTTCGTCATCTCGGACGGCGGCAAGATCGTCTCGGCCTACCGGTACCTCGAACCGTCCGCAGAGGGGGTCGACATTCCGAAGGGGCTGGGCGCTCGCCACATGGCCGCCGGTGCCGTCACCAGAGACACCAACGCCATCGCCATCGTCCTCTCTGAGAGTGACGGACTCGTCCGGGCGTTCAAGAGCGGTGAGTTGATACTCGAGGTCGATCCGGAGGAGTACTGATGCAGTTGGACTGGCCGGCGATCGTCCGCAGTCTGTTCTCGCGTGAAGCCGTGACGGCGGTCGCGATCAGTATCCTCGTCCTCGGGGTGTTACTGGCGTATCTCTCGTGGCGGTACATGCACTACTTCCTCAGCGACGCCGGCATCGACGAGGCCGTCGAGGGGACGGCGTTCGAGCGGACGGCCCAGCGGTTCGGAACGTCGACCGTCGGGCTGATCGCCACCCTCGTCGGCATCTCGATCTACATCGGCGCGATGCTGCTCGCCGGGGCCGTCTCACAGCGGTTCCGGGACGTGTCGCTGTGGTCACCGTTCGTCGCCTACCTGCCGAATCTCTTCGTGGCGCTGTTTGCCCTCATGATCGGGCTCATCGCCGGAGACAAGGCGAAGCTCTCGGTCGGCGAGAAGTTCCGGAGCATCAAGCTACCGGAGGCGGAACTGCTCCCCGAACTGGTCAAGTACAGCATCATCTTTCTGGCCGGACTCGTCGCGCTCGGCCAGCTCGGGGTCGCGACGGAGGCGCTGTTGATCCTGCTCGCCGCCTACGCGTTCGGTCTCGTGTTCCTCGGTGGACTGGCGTTCAAACAGCTGCTGTCGGCCGGGGCTGCGGGCGTGTATCTCGTCCTCAGCCAGCCGTACAGCATCGGCGACGAGGTCCGCATCCAGGGCCAGCAGGGCATCGTCCAGGAGGTCGACGTCTTCGTCACCCATATCGAGAGCGAGGGCGAGGAGTACGTCGTCCCCAACGATCAGGTGTTCGCTGGCGGGATCGTCCGGATCCGCGGCTAGTCGTTTTCCGACCGGCCGAGCAGGTCACGCAGCTGCTGTCTGTCGACCGTCCCCGACTGTGTCCTGGGTAGCGCATCGACCAGCGTGACGGTCTTCGGGACGGCGAAGTCCGCGAGATCGTCTGCGACTGCCTCGATCACCGCAGGGGCCGTGAGTTCGTCCGTCACGGGGACGACTGCTGCGGCCACGCGCTGGCCCCACTCCTCGTCCGGGACGCCGACGACCGCCGCGGTTTCGACGGCCGGCAGTCGCTCGATGGTGCGTGCGACGCGTGCCGGCCGGACGTTCTCGCCGCCCGTCACGATCATGTCGTCGACGCGGCCGACGACGAAACAGCGACCGTCGTCGTCGCGGTAGCCCAGATCACCCGTCCGGAACCCCCGCTCGTCGAAGGCGTCTGCCGTCTGGCTCTCGTCGAGGTAGCCCGGCGTCACTGTCGGTCCCGAGACGACCAGCTCGCCCACTTCACCGGGCCGGCACGCATCGCCGTCGTTCAGGACGGTGACGGTCGTGCCGTCCAGCGGTCGCCCGACGGTCTCGGGCTGGTCGAAGGCCTCTGACGGCGTCGCGGTCGTGATCTGTGACGCCGTTTCCGTCGTTCCGTAGGTGGGGTACACCGGCACCTCGGCGTCCCTGCAACGCTCGATCAGCGCCGGCCGTGCGGGAGCCCCGCCCAGCAGGACGAACCGGAGCCCGTCGGCCGGCCGCCACCCCTCGTCGAGGAGCCGCGTGAGCATCGTCGGGACCAGCGAGACGCCGGTGATCGACGCCGCCCCGAGGACGCGTGCGGTCTCGGCCGGGTCGAACGACCGCTGTAGCACCGTCGTGGTGCCGTACAGCGTCGAGCGGACGAGCGGAGCCAGTCCGCCCATGTGATACATCGGCAGACAGACGAGCCAGCGGTCGCTCGCAGAGACGCCGAGTCGGTGGGCCGAGCCGACGGCGCTGGCGATGAGGTTCCCCCGCGTCAGCCGGACCCCCTTCGGCGTGCCGGTCGTTCCGGAGGTAAAGAGGACGAGCCGGTCGGTACCGGCGTCTGCTTCGGCGGGCGACCCGGCGGGCTCGGTCGGTTCGAGGCGTCGTACGTCTCCGGCCGACGGCTCTCCGATCGAACAGACGGTGGCCTCCGGAGGGGCGACCGCACGGGCCGTCGACTCGGTGGCGGGCGAACAGAGCACCGCGTCGACACCTGCCGTGGTGGCCTGGCGGGCGACGGTCTCGGTCGCCTCGCGGACGTTCAGGGGCACCGCGACACCGTTCCGGCGGGCGATCGCGAACAGCGCCGTCGCGAACGCCGGTCCCGTCGGGAGTACGAGCCCGATCCGGGGCGCTGGCTCGTCGACCAGCGTCGCCAGCCCGCCACGCCACGCCTCGACTCGGCTGTCGAACTCCGCGTAGGTCCACGTGTCCCCGCCGTCCGTGTCGATCAGTGCCGTCGCGTCGGGGGTCGCGCTGGCACGCTCGCACAATAGGTCGTTCGACCGTTCGGGGAGCGGGTTCTCGACTGGCCACTCCTCGGGCTCGGGCAGCGTCACCATCCGACCTCCTCGGGATCGACGCCGAGGCCGTCGCCGTCCGGGACGGCGATGCGGCCGTCGCTCACCGGGGCCGGATCGTCCGTCAGGTCGTCCGCGAGCGCGTCGGCGGTCGCGAGCCCGCAGGGGTCGACGGCCGGAATCGCGGCCGCGACGTGGACCGCCGCCGCCCGCGCGACGGCGGCGTCGATCGTCGTCGTCACCACCGGCTCGATACCCGACTCTCGGGCCCGCATCGCGATCGTGTGGGCGTTGCCGGGGCCGCCAAGCACCATCGGCTTGAGGATCACGGCGTCGACGTCGGCGGCCAGCACCTCGGCCGCCGTGTGCTCGCAAAAGCCCTCGTCGATGG
It encodes the following:
- the dacZ gene encoding diadenylate cyclase DacZ; amino-acid sequence: MSALREFLDDIVADTDAVFLFSPSASLYQSFEDDDTEVVVIAPENTVDAETFVELPLEFTNMADRIRFGVEGALEQEYVEEDADVVCIGDVFDDTPDSIVRVQVAEFSPSGVYGLFVNSRAEPSVINDVLDVAIELGKKGQKGKPVGALFVVGDAGKVMNKSRPLSYNPFEKSHVHVGDPIVNVMLKEFSRLDGAFVISDGGKIVSAYRYLEPSAEGVDIPKGLGARHMAAGAVTRDTNAIAIVLSESDGLVRAFKSGELILEVDPEEY
- a CDS encoding mechanosensitive ion channel domain-containing protein; the encoded protein is MQLDWPAIVRSLFSREAVTAVAISILVLGVLLAYLSWRYMHYFLSDAGIDEAVEGTAFERTAQRFGTSTVGLIATLVGISIYIGAMLLAGAVSQRFRDVSLWSPFVAYLPNLFVALFALMIGLIAGDKAKLSVGEKFRSIKLPEAELLPELVKYSIIFLAGLVALGQLGVATEALLILLAAYAFGLVFLGGLAFKQLLSAGAAGVYLVLSQPYSIGDEVRIQGQQGIVQEVDVFVTHIESEGEEYVVPNDQVFAGGIVRIRG
- a CDS encoding class I adenylate-forming enzyme family protein translates to MVTLPEPEEWPVENPLPERSNDLLCERASATPDATALIDTDGGDTWTYAEFDSRVEAWRGGLATLVDEPAPRIGLVLPTGPAFATALFAIARRNGVAVPLNVREATETVARQATTAGVDAVLCSPATESTARAVAPPEATVCSIGEPSAGDVRRLEPTEPAGSPAEADAGTDRLVLFTSGTTGTPKGVRLTRGNLIASAVGSAHRLGVSASDRWLVCLPMYHMGGLAPLVRSTLYGTTTVLQRSFDPAETARVLGAASITGVSLVPTMLTRLLDEGWRPADGLRFVLLGGAPARPALIERCRDAEVPVYPTYGTTETASQITTATPSEAFDQPETVGRPLDGTTVTVLNDGDACRPGEVGELVVSGPTVTPGYLDESQTADAFDERGFRTGDLGYRDDDGRCFVVGRVDDMIVTGGENVRPARVARTIERLPAVETAAVVGVPDEEWGQRVAAAVVPVTDELTAPAVIEAVADDLADFAVPKTVTLVDALPRTQSGTVDRQQLRDLLGRSEND